From one Ooceraea biroi isolate clonal line C1 chromosome 7, Obir_v5.4, whole genome shotgun sequence genomic stretch:
- the LOC105279766 gene encoding uncharacterized protein LOC105279766 isoform X1 has translation MASPRITSCLLLLLFLLAVVYASVGGQSKQEGILPTAAPELTTLMTSIKLTENGNDVTQIGTPDSEEDKISQSEIDDDEAEKKRREEEDKEEENEEEENEEQEDEEYEGDVNNDDGDNDDDDEYEDELKAVAESHEAMSKDEARNPNISSIRNEQSREKLSSAQNFDSHEKSNENTFDESIVSNEAIISEVIKKAQDEEVIELLKYKMKEDAKVKSKRVPTVKKELSTQKEILLVNETQVSKSLLPSEDPVNHLSSETDNVRRRDLEKNKLTEEKSREGVYLQRPSSEIGFNNTYAEQKNPSGGVKRLDKRQETVLKDLKAYLLAENAAEEERQRKLEELGVQEGALAESLLKLLVKLAEDPGKWQRVHKFLTDIENDLEVSKSQDSMKRSTTMTMLLSVTPPSNDVPKKNRKKPKKKKKRPRHQQTSTTTSTTTPMPETSPLTTTDTWLTTPQWRLVAERLFGPHWQENTHEESENVAKMRIDPKPRILSLWDLVDQNKSKNTVRTTNVEQKPLLSDASGKANTQSRLLGVRKINPHPLYLQDSREFIPVTDSDRLADYDSPEAVFPRLRYTSTNEFPQRRNENDYQDDLTLQTNYFARNQEYKPPSREFAISRSWPDLTIPYKHNRPWSVDERPLYPVSSDKWPWSQQSDFRYWPTRGKYRNHWATLGIEKNDDRMNSARIKDWQQQESPFWETDKSHMWLVEEEMPSLWPRIDKTMKPYRHDELITWEKNKNHSELNKKEDTNNKVVLPKITMKTWNSLTSDPATWPYKLPSAKPWPKDENGKSYNPNADLIKKLGLDKEDNANWSKDKDEKSGKLVFEKQTSSIFPKDARKKELTRSNDFKYKPISNKSNYNDYRKLQQQESMKEMPKWMYQDIKQSKEWIKPQATSDSLEHSEVDTWNTKSEVSAGNPWLRKNSQSILSTTQLDGNQVKTPNDENSLSRFSSFDTAGANHGKWSGKLDKSKEGLVKYWTYSPKNNSSPGAKINDDDFWRENNSWLSKTKENFWTTGMKSAPTSWDSKMGDNVSWASKVDNNASWMPKSNNADSWTADGDIWPGKPNNADSWSPSSNGLPSWIAKGKNKDPWVGKPNNAGWSQKMKDDNFWASKFNNVASWKNNDNWKTEQNSWQQKINDDWNIGYGKTSAGTWPSKWKQFAYHKVTAVPILKPGTTADVSSAKAKNAFIAVSAVSSENYNGNDWRKNDVREATHDDNFRSEKMDQSNNQVRSESERPIYAWKKNGLQLNNVHVKRNTTDPLENQLEALRQDDLWPYKQNEVETEEEIVFTASTPQSAITANNTISQLPQNQTTSKAVNTSSKAYQQELLMK, from the exons ATGGCTTCGCCAAGAATCACATCCTgcttgctgctgttgctgttctTGCTGGCCGTCGTTTACGCCTCCG TTGGTGGCCAAAGCAAGCAGGAAGGAATATTACCAACAGCAGCCCCG GAGCTGACTACTTTAATGACATCGATAAAACTGACAGAGAATGGCAATGATGTGACGCAGATAGGGACACCTGATTCTGAAGAGGATAAAATTAGTCAAAGCGAAATAGATGACGACGAGGCAGAGAAGAagcgaagagaagaagaagacaaggaagaagaaaatgaagaagaagaaaacgagGAGCAGGAGGACGAGGAATACGAAGGTGATGTTAATAATGATGACggcgataatgatgatgatgatgaataCGAGGATGAATTGAAAGCAGTCGCGGAGTCTCATGAGGCAATGTCGAAGGACGAAGCAAGAAACCCAAATATATCCTCCATCAGAAATGAACAATCGAGAGAAAAACTGTCAAGCGCGCAAAACTTTGATTCCCATGAGAAGAGCAATGAGAACACGTTCGATGAAAGTATAGTGTCCAACGAGGCGATCATTAGTGAAGTCATCAAGAAAGCTCAAGATGAAGAG GTAATAGAATTACTAAAGTATAAGATGAAAGAGGACGCAAAAGTAAAGTCAAAACGCGTGCCGACAGTGAAAAAAGAGCTGAGCACCCAGAAGGAAATATTATTGGTCAATGAGACGCAAGTATCGAAGAGCCTGTTACCCTCCGAGGATCCCGTGAATCATTTAAGCAGCGAAACTGACAACGTCCGCAGAAGGGACCTGGAGAAAAACAAG CTGACGGAAGAGAAGTCGCGTGAAGGCGTTTACCTCCAAAGACCTTCGAGCGAGATCGGCTTCAATAATACATACGCTGAACAGAAGAATCCTTCGGGAGGCGTGAAGAGACTGGACAAAAGACAGGAAACCGTTCTCAAGGACCTCAAAGCGTATTTGCTCGCTGAGAATGCAGCTGAAGAAGAGCGGCAACGGAAGTTGGAAGAACTCGGG GTGCAAGAAGGCGCATTGGCAGAGAGTCTGCTGAAACTTTTGGTGAAATTGGCGGAAGATCCGGGCAAATGGCAGCGCGTGCACAAATTTCTCA CTGACATAGAGAACGATCTGGAAGTATCAAAGAGTCAAGATTCGATGAAACGCAgcacgacgatgacgatgttGCTCTCCGTCACACCCCCGTCCAATGATGTGCCCAAGAAGAATCGTAAAAAgccaaagaagaagaagaaacgacCGAGGCATCAACAGACCTCCACGACCACCTCGACAACGACTCCGATGCCTGAGACGTCGCCTTTGACGACAACGGATACGTGGTTGACGACACCGCAATGGCGGCTCGTAGCTGAGAGACTCTTCGGACCACACTGGCAAGAGAACACGCATGAGGAATCCGAAAACGTGGCGAAAATGCGAATCGATCCGAAACCGCGCATTCTGTCACTTTGGGACCTAGTTGATCAAAACAAATCGAAGAATACTGTGAGAACGACGAATGTCGAACAGAAACCTTTGCTCTCGGATGCTTCTGGGAAAGCCAATACTCAATCGCGATTGTTAGGTGTGAGAAAGATTAATCCTCATCCACTGTATCTTCAAGATTCGAGGGAATTCATCCCTGTGACag ATTCGGATCGCTTAGCTGATTACGACTCACCGGAAGCGGTTTTTCCGCGTCTACGTTACACTTCGACTAACGAATTTCCGCAACGCAGAAATGAGAATGATTACCAGGATGACTTGACTCTGCAAACGAATTATTTCGCTCGTAATCAAGAGTACAAGCCACCGAGCAGAGAGTTCGCCATTAGCAGAAGCTGGCCGGACCTGACTATCCCTTACAAGCACAATCGACCATGGAGCGTGGATGAGCGTCCACTTTACCCGGTATCATCCGACAAATGGCCTTGGAGTCAGCAAAGTGATTTTAGGTATTGGCCAACGCGTGGGAAATACAGAAACCATTGGGCGACTTTAGGAATCGAGAAGAACGACGATCGAATGAATTCAGCAAGGATCAAAGACTGGCAGCAACAGGAGTCACCATTTTGGGAAACCGACAAGTCGCACATGTGGCTAGTAGAGGAGGAAATGCCATCCTTGTGGCCACGAATAGATAAAACGATGAAACCTTATAGGCACGACGAGCTAATAACCTGGGAAAAGAATAAGAATCATTCCGAATTGAATAAGAAGGAGGATACCAACAACAAGGTGGTATTGCCGAAGATCACCATGAAAACTTGGAACAGTTTAACCTCCGATCCCGCGACTTGGCCGTACAAACTACCAAGCGCAAAACCATGGCCGAAAGATGAAAACGGCAAATCGTACAACCCGAACGCCGATCTAATAAAAAAGCTCGGCCTCGATAAGGAAGACAACGCGAACTGGTCGAAAGACAAAGATGAGAAGTCAGGGAAGTTAGTGTTCGAGAAGCAAACTAGCTCAATTTTTCCCAAAgacgcgagaaaaaaagagctaACGCGATCAAACGATTTCAAGTACAAGCCGATCAGCAACAAGAGCAACTACAATGATTACAGGAAGCTGCAGCAACAGGAATCCATGAAAGAGATGCCCAAGTGGATGTATCAGGACATAAAGCAGTCGAAAGAATGGATCAAACCACAAGCTACATCCGACTCGCTGGAACACAGCGAGGTGGACACCTGGAACACAAAGTCGGAAGTGTCTGCCGGAAATCCCTGGTTAAGGAAGAATTCCCAATCAATTTTATCCACGACGCAATTGGATGGTAACCAAGTGAAGACCCCGAACGATGAGAATTCACTGTCTCGTTTCTCATCCTTCGATACGGCTGGTGCCAACCATGGAAAGTGGAGTGGAAAGTTAGACAAAAGTAAAGAGGGGTTGGTAAAATACTGGACGTACAGTCCAAAGAACAATAGCTCGCCGGGCGCGAAGATAAACGATGATGATTTTTGGAGGGAGAACAATTCCTGGCTATCCAAGACAAAGGAGAATTTCTGGACGACGGGGATGAAATCCGCGCCTACCTCGTGGGACTCAAAAATGGGCGACAACGTCTCGTGGGCATCGAAGGTAGACAATAATGCCTCCTGGATGCCAAAATCCAACAATGCGGACTCGTGGACGGCGGATGGTGACATTTGGCCGGGGAAACCCAACAATGCCGATTCCTGGTCACCGAGCTCCAACGGCCTACCTTCTTGGATTGCAAAAGGAAAGAACAAGGATCCGTGGGTTGGCAAGCCGAACAATGCTGGTTGGTCGCAGAAAATGAAGGATGATAACTTCTGGGCGAGCAAGTTCAACAACGTGGCTTCCTGGAAGAATAACGATAATTGGAAAACTGAGCAGAACTCGTGGCAGCAAAAGATCAACGACGACTGGAATATTGGTTACGGCAAGACTTCGGCTGGCACGTGGCCCTCGAAGTGGAAGCAGTTTGCTTATCACAAGGTGACGGCGGTACCGATCTTGAAACCGGGTACGACGGCCGATGTTTCGTCGGCCAAGGCGAAAAACGCGTTTATAGCGGTCTCCGCGGTCTCTTCGGAGAATTATAACGGAAACGACTGGAGGAAAAATGACGTGAGAGAAGCGACGCATGACGACAATTTTAGGTCGGAGAAGATGGATCAGTCGAATAACCAAGTTCGATCAGAGAGCGAACGGCCAATTTATGCATGGAAGAAGAACGGCTTGCAACTGAACAATGTTCATGTGAAGAGAAACACTACCGACCCGCTGGAGAATCAACTGGAAGCGCTAAGGCAGGATGATTTGTGGCCATACAAGCAGAATGAGGTCGAAACGGAAGAG GAAATTGTATTTACCGCGTCAACCCCGCAGTCAGCAATAACAGCGAACAATACGATATCTCAACTTCCACAGAATCAGACCACGTCGAAGGCTGTCAACACATCGTCCAAGGCTTATCAACAGGAGCTCCTGATGAAATAG